Proteins found in one Apostichopus japonicus isolate 1M-3 chromosome 16, ASM3797524v1, whole genome shotgun sequence genomic segment:
- the LOC139983377 gene encoding heparan sulfate glucosamine 3-O-sulfotransferase 6-like, producing the protein MKRGRHFMYGLIFGLAIGLLISNIYIVSFSKNRTWSERLRSVFCCSSNNDDEESPTLAESNQLNVLANSSKENVKFRDKLLSKIINETNSSSHETKEGHSLELSRVKLLETRENCISPKNSKKAHTKTSKHRDRYLGQTPPLKDIDKILQYTFNRLPIDKARAFCEKLSRLEDERKLNFQDLSPRDKWPLAKNIFSSFGYTQKLPNLLGIGVKKSGTNAFEHFIKQHPLIKVPVDAKELHYFDQHYNRGIKYYKASLPICNATEISFEKTPKYFVTDTAPTNIAKDISPDTKFILCVRDPVERALSDWRHEKIVQLRKKRRYKCMGCTSKSEGVAFVQAVLTKTGSVDAKNVIVDTSNYARHFEKWLKVFSRDQFLIVKEEEISRTPFKVIREAEEFLDVPGFFREDMFVFENDKKRYCFKSTRREINSSCPPINSPSVPKPEISGEVVQKLRDFYRPHNRRFEELTGMNFSWSNL; encoded by the coding sequence ATGAAGAGAGGCAGGCATTTTATGTATGGACTCATTTTTGGTTTAGCCATAGGGTTATTGATAAGTAATATCTATATTGTCTCATTTTCCAAAAATCGAACTTGGAGTGAACGATTACGTAGTGTTTTTTGTTGCTCATCaaataatgatgatgaagaaTCGCCAACACTAGCGGAATCAAATCAACTTAACGTCCTTGCAAATAGTTCAAAGGAAAATGTTAAGTTTCGAGACAAATTACTTAGTAAAATCATAAACGAAACTAATTCGTCCAGCCATGAAACCAAAGAAGGACACTCGTTAGAATTGTCTCGAGTGAAACTGCTGGAAACTCGCGAAAATTGCATCAGTCCGAAAAATTCTAAGAAAGCTCATACAAAAACGAGTAAGCACAGAGACAGATATCTTGGTCAAACACCACCCCTGAAGGATATCGATAAAATTCTCCAATATACGTTCAATCGTTTGCCGATCGATAAGGCTCGTGCGTTTTGTGAGAAACTATCCAGACTAGAAGACGAACGGAAACTTAACTTTCAAGATCTGAGTCCTCGCGATAAATGGCCTTTAGCCAAGAATATATTCTCATCATTTGGCTATACGCAGAAGTTACCGAACCTGTTAGGGATTGGTGTGAAAAAGAGCGGAACAAACGCTTTCGAACATTTCATCAAGCAACATCCTCTGATTAAAGTGCCAGTCGATGCGAAGGAACTCCACTATTTTGACCAGCATTACAATCGTGGTATCAAGTATTACAAAGCCAGCCTACCGATTTGTAATGCGACAGAAATAAGCTTCGAAAAGACACCGAAATATTTTGTAACGGATACAGCTCCTACTAACATTGCGAAGGACATCTCACCAGATACAAAGTTTATACTCTGCGTACGTGATCCCGTGGAACGCGCTCTGTCGGATTGGAGACACGAAAAAATAGTCCAACTCCGAAAGAAAAGGCGATACAAATGTATGGGATGTACCTCCAAGTCAGAAGGAGTTGCGTTCGTCCAAGCTGTCTTGACCAAAACAGGCTCCGTCGATGCTAAGAATGTCATTGTTGACACGAGTAATTATGCCCGCCATTTTGAGAAGTGGTTAAAGGTCTTCTCAAGGGATCAGTTCCTTATTGTTAAGGAGGAGGAAATATCGAGGACTCCATTCAAGGTGATTCGCGAAGCGGAAGAATTTTTAGATGTCCCTGGATTCTTTCGAGAAGATATGTTCGTCTTTGAAAACGACAAGAAACGGTATTGTTTCAAGTCCACGAGACGGGAGATAAATAGCAGTTGTCCACCGATCAACTCACCATCGGTTCCCAAACCAGAGATATCTGGGGAGGTCGTGCAGAAATTGAGAGACTTTTATCGTCCACACAACAGACGATTTGAAGAATTGACTGGCATGAATTTTAGCTGGAGTAATTTATAA